The following coding sequences are from one Carassius auratus strain Wakin chromosome 47, ASM336829v1, whole genome shotgun sequence window:
- the tm6sf2b gene encoding transmembrane 6 superfamily member 2 yields MVQEICVFLFSLTALGVLYTMNNVPAFQEPVVILEIGVAVLVAVFLLVYLATRYNPPKDPLFYVFAEFSFTCVIDLTSALEYDGYTSGFMEFYQKTGEPYLGTPYAIMMCYWDGIVHFIIYLMLIHRMSNRQQYRTLGLFWAGSLCANMIVFVPGIVVGQNDSEINPAFWLNMPFLLVPIWGAVSLFTRPRDMPLVGASKAEREQKKALIWRPLDLLFVVYLVAAMGFTIFRGLAVLDCPLEILNRYMTEYEPYLKDPVGFPKVMMLLLLFHALPMLGSFAYGLCTPGCTWMLDWTVYFAGAISQCQWTHIGASLHPRTAEMYRIPITTLVPVLLLNLLYAAGPILLALRCKREPDYFLSIAPTGQTNNEKKLS; encoded by the exons ATGGTACAGGAGATATGCGTTTTTCTATTTTCCCTGACGGCTCTTGGGGTCCTTTATACCATGAACAATGTTCCAGCATTTCAAGA GCCAGTGGTTATTCTGGAAATTGGAGTGGCTGTTCTTGTGGCAGTGTTCCTCTTGGTCTACCTCGCTACTCGCTACAATCCTCCTAAAGATCCTTTGTTCTATG tttttgcagAGTTTTCCTTCACGTGTGTCATTGACCTTACGAGTGCCCTAGAATACGATGGCTACACCTCAGGGTTCATGGAGTTCTACCAGAAAACA GGGGAGCCGTATCTCGGCACACCATATGCTATCATGATGTGCTACTGGGACGGTATAGTGCACTTCATCATCTACCTGATGCTAATACACCGCATGTCAAACAG GCAACAATACCGCACATTGGGTCTTTTTTGGGCTGGCTCACTGTGTGCCAACATGATTGTGTTTGTACCTGGAATCGTGGTTG GTCAAAATGACTCAGAGATCAATCCTGCCTTCTGGCTCAACATGCCATTTCTGTTGGTGCCCATATGGGGAGCAGTTTCCTTGTTCACGAGGCCAAGGGATATGCCTCTTGTGGGTGCATCCAAG GCCGAACGTGAGCAGAAAAAAGCCTTAATCTGGCGCCCCCTGGATCTTCTCTTTGTGGTTTATCTAGTGGCTGCCATGGGATTCACTATCTTTAGAGGACTG GCCGTACTTGATTGCCCGTTAGAAATCCTCAACAGATACATGACGGAGTATGAACCATATCTGAAGGACCCTGTGGGCTTCCCCAAAGTTATG ATGTTGCTGCTCCTATTTCATGCGCTTCCAATGCTGGGTTCATTTGCATATGGGCTTTGCACACCTGGCTGCACTTGGATGCTTGATTGGACGGTATATTTCGCAGGTGCTATTTCACAG TGCCAGTGGACTCACATCGGAGCGTCACTGCATCCACGCACTGCAGAAATGTACAGGATTCCCATCACGACTCTGGTGCCCGTCCTCCTTCTCAACCTGCTGTATGCAGCTGGCCCTATACTGCTCGCCCTGCGTTGCAAACGAGAGCCGGACTACTTCCTTTCCATTGCACCTACGGGCCAAACGAACAATGAGAAGAAATTAAGTTAA
- the LOC113064888 gene encoding hyaluronan and proteoglycan link protein 4-like: MMMISCLETITCALLFFSPIVSTYPADVEKGRRRVVHVMEDDTGAVIVQTAPGKVVTHRGGTITLPCRYHHEPEDVDPNRIRIKWTKVSDAFQFEDVFVALGRQQKAFGSYIGRLSLEQTGPGDASVIIHNISLQDYGRYECEVTNDMEDDMGFVNLDLEGVVFPYYPPSGRYKLNYHQAEEVCRQQDAILASHAQLHKAWLEGLDWCNAGWLEDGSVQYPISHPRDQCGRKESPPGVRNYGYRHKDDERYDAFCFTSNLNGRVYFLKRFKKVNYPEAVKACQRDDAAIAKVGQLYAAWKIQLLDRCEAGWVEDGSIRYPIVNPRTRCGGPDPGVRNLGFPDKKFRLYGVYCFRRNTDIRSTQAQKETTTKPANGTESF; encoded by the exons ATGATGATG atctcgTGCTTGGAAACCATTACCTGCGCACTGTTGTTCTTTTCACCTATTGTGAGCACCTACCCGGCCGACGTGGAGAAAGGACGGAGGAGAGTGGTTCACGTAATGG AGGATGATACTGGGGCAGTGATAGTCCAGACTGCTCCAGGTAAGGTGGTCACTCATCGTGGTGGCACTATCACTCTTCCCTGCCGTTACCACCATGAACCAGAGGACGTCGACCCTAACCGCATCCGCATCAAATGGACGAAGGTTTCTGATGCATTTCAGTTTGAAGACGTGTTTGTTGCGCTGGGGCGGCAACAGAAGGCATTTGGGTCCTACATTGGCCGCTTGTCTCTGGAACAGACAGGGCCAGGAGATGCTTCAGTTATTATTCACAACATCAGCTTGCAAGACTACGGCCGCTATGAGTGTGAGGTCACCAATGACATGGAGGACGACATGGGGTTTGTCAATCTCGACCTTGAAG GTGTGGTGTTCCCATACTACCCTCCATCCGGACGCTACAAGCTGAACTACCACCAGGCAGAGGAAGTGTGCCGACAGCAAGATGCAATTCTGGCCTCCCATGCACAACTACACAAGGCTTGGCTTGAGGGGTTGGATTGGTGCAATGCTGGTTGGTTAGAGGACGGCTCGGTCCAGTACCCCATCTCCCATCCTCGAGACCAATGTGGCCGCAAGGAAAGCCCTCCTGGTGTCCGCAACTATGGCTACAGGCACAAAGACGACGAACGCTATGATGCTTTCTGCTTTACGTCGAACCTCAACG GACGTGTTTACTTCCTCAAACGTTTTAAGAAGGTAAACTACCCCGAGGCTGTAAAGGCATGTCAACGTGATGACGCAGCGATTGCCAAGGTTGGACAACTATATGCCGCATGGAAGATCCAGCTCTTGGACCGGTGTGAGGCAGGCTGGGTGGAAGATGGCAGCATTCGTTACCCCATCGTCAATCCTCGGACCCGCTGCGGGGGCCCAGATCCCGGTGTCCGAAACCTAGGTTTCCCTGATAAGAAGTTCCGCCTCTACGGGGTATACTGCTTCCGTAGGAACACAGATATCCGCTCAACACAGGCTCAGAAAGAAACCACAACTAAACCGGCTAACGGCACTGAAAGTTTCTGA